A part of Dethiosulfovibrio salsuginis genomic DNA contains:
- a CDS encoding ABC transporter permease, with product MGGRGSSVKIAIWAALGVFVVYPLGRLLSSVIMGDGGPSLEPFVSALSQRGTWEALFNSMSLATAVAASGTALGFLFAFGSSRMALPGAVKKAMTAITVLPLVSPPFTTAIALTLTLGPGGTVPKLLSLPDMDIYGFIGTWLAELLTYFPLAYLTLRGVMEGSSTDLEEGAMDLGATRWQAFSTVTLPLSIPGLGNSFLVLFGLSLADFASPMVMGGHRFPVLTTEAYLRITGMYDLRGGATLALILMAPALLVYLLQRRWTRDRSFVTVTGRDRGSRAFQLGPVGRWSVLLPIGAIAAFVLYLYGIIFAGSFVEAWGLDHSLTLENYRYAFTSGMRSIGDTLLLASISTVIGTLLALAVAFSVVNGRSPWMEFTSLLNSVLPGTVVGIAYVSAFNSGPLVLTGTMTVMVALCVFRYGAPAVRLMMASMAQIDGSIEEAAMDLGASRGRAFRDVVIPLILPSILGGARAIFAVSMTAVSALIFLVSVRWNLLTVRILECITELMFSQAAALSVVLIVLVFAFSALLDRLAQKLSH from the coding sequence ATGGGTGGAAGAGGTAGTTCGGTAAAAATAGCGATCTGGGCGGCTCTGGGGGTGTTCGTGGTCTATCCCCTGGGCCGCCTTCTGTCGTCGGTGATAATGGGCGACGGTGGCCCGTCCCTGGAGCCCTTCGTATCGGCCCTGTCCCAAAGGGGAACCTGGGAGGCACTGTTTAACTCCATGAGCCTTGCCACCGCCGTGGCTGCCTCAGGGACTGCCCTGGGTTTTCTCTTCGCCTTCGGTTCCTCCAGGATGGCCCTGCCTGGGGCGGTAAAAAAGGCCATGACCGCCATAACGGTGCTGCCTCTGGTATCCCCTCCCTTCACCACCGCCATAGCCCTGACCCTCACGTTAGGCCCGGGGGGGACCGTGCCAAAGCTGCTGTCTCTGCCGGATATGGATATCTACGGTTTTATCGGGACCTGGCTGGCGGAGCTGCTGACCTACTTTCCTCTGGCCTATCTGACCTTGAGGGGAGTTATGGAGGGATCCAGCACCGACCTGGAGGAGGGGGCCATGGACCTCGGGGCGACCCGTTGGCAGGCTTTCAGCACCGTCACACTTCCACTGTCCATACCTGGATTGGGCAACTCCTTTTTGGTGCTGTTCGGCCTGTCTCTGGCGGATTTCGCCTCCCCTATGGTCATGGGAGGACACAGGTTTCCCGTCCTGACCACCGAGGCCTATCTGAGGATAACCGGAATGTACGACCTTAGAGGTGGGGCGACGTTGGCCCTAATACTGATGGCCCCTGCCCTTTTGGTGTACCTCCTTCAGAGGCGTTGGACCAGGGATAGGAGCTTCGTCACCGTCACAGGGAGAGACAGAGGTTCCAGGGCGTTTCAGCTTGGACCGGTGGGCCGTTGGTCGGTGCTGCTGCCTATCGGGGCCATAGCCGCCTTTGTTCTCTACCTCTACGGCATAATATTCGCCGGGTCCTTCGTGGAGGCCTGGGGTTTGGACCACAGTCTGACCCTGGAGAACTACCGCTACGCCTTCACCTCTGGCATGAGGTCCATCGGGGACACCTTGCTCCTTGCGTCGATCTCAACGGTGATAGGGACACTGCTAGCTCTAGCTGTGGCCTTCTCCGTCGTGAACGGCCGGTCTCCCTGGATGGAGTTTACATCACTTCTCAACTCGGTTCTTCCGGGGACTGTGGTAGGCATCGCCTACGTCTCCGCCTTTAACTCGGGACCTTTAGTCCTCACCGGAACCATGACCGTCATGGTGGCCCTGTGCGTCTTTAGGTACGGCGCTCCGGCGGTCAGGCTGATGATGGCCTCAATGGCCCAGATCGACGGTTCCATTGAGGAGGCCGCCATGGACCTCGGGGCCTCAAGGGGCAGGGCCTTTCGGGATGTGGTGATCCCTCTGATACTGCCCTCCATACTTGGAGGGGCCAGGGCGATATTCGCCGTCTCCATGACCGCCGTCAGCGCACTGATATTTTTGGTGTCGGTGAGGTGGAACCTCCTGACCGTCAGGATACTGGAGTGCATCACCGAGCTCATGTTCTCCCAGGCTGCCGCCCTGTCGGTGGTCCTGATAGTCCTGGTGTTCGCCTTCTCCGCTTTGCTGGACCGGCTGGCCCAAAAGCTCTCCCACTAG
- a CDS encoding ABC transporter permease has translation MNRSANMDRSLIPVVAAIWVSLGVFVLYPFLKLLAMTFIVEGQLSGANIAAVMTNWYDRLAFFNSLRLAGAVAVTGTFLGFLFALAVTKISMPRPIRWFIGAITVLPLISPPFTSSIALTLSLGPNGILLKMLGIKAFSLYGFWGTWISESLTYFPVAFLTIAAVLSCIDPNLEDAGLSLGASPFKVFRTVTLPLSVPGIANSMLLLFACSLADFATPLVLAGHQFPVLPTQAYLQITGLYDLRGGAALSFVLLVPALAVFLLQRFWVSRKSYVTVTGKSGARTTTKGLGPITEWSVLIACGAVIAFILFLYSLIVAGAFTKAWGVNNSFTLENFVYVVDHGQKAIKDTLMIALTATPIGALLAVAIAYITQRKPFPGNGLMEIVSLLNYALPGTVVGIAYVIAFNGKPFMLTGTMAILVAAYVFRYDSAGIRAVIASLHQIDRSMEEASMSLGASSITTFRKVTFPLVVPAVLAGMKYLFIHSMTAISATIFLVSVSWSLLTTRILECMTELQFGNACAFSIVLIAMVFVFSGLLGLLARATGHTYKGQGGTL, from the coding sequence GTGAACAGATCGGCTAATATGGACAGGTCACTGATCCCTGTGGTCGCTGCAATATGGGTCTCCTTGGGCGTCTTCGTCCTGTATCCTTTTTTAAAACTGCTCGCAATGACTTTCATAGTGGAGGGCCAGCTCTCAGGGGCCAACATCGCTGCGGTTATGACCAACTGGTACGACCGACTGGCCTTTTTCAACAGTTTGAGGCTCGCTGGAGCTGTCGCTGTGACAGGAACCTTTTTGGGGTTCCTCTTCGCCCTGGCTGTGACAAAGATCTCCATGCCAAGGCCCATCCGGTGGTTTATAGGGGCTATCACCGTACTGCCCCTCATATCGCCGCCTTTTACCAGCAGCATAGCCCTGACCCTATCCCTGGGCCCTAACGGCATTCTCCTCAAGATGCTGGGGATAAAGGCCTTTAGCCTCTACGGGTTCTGGGGAACCTGGATATCCGAGTCTCTGACCTACTTCCCCGTCGCCTTTTTGACCATAGCGGCGGTGCTCTCCTGTATAGACCCAAACCTGGAGGACGCAGGCTTAAGCCTGGGGGCATCGCCTTTTAAGGTTTTTCGGACGGTAACTCTGCCTCTGTCTGTGCCGGGGATAGCCAACTCGATGTTGCTCCTTTTTGCCTGCTCCTTGGCGGACTTCGCTACTCCACTGGTTCTGGCGGGACACCAGTTTCCCGTGCTGCCCACCCAGGCATATCTCCAGATAACCGGCCTCTACGACCTTCGGGGAGGGGCGGCTCTGTCGTTCGTCCTTCTTGTCCCAGCTCTGGCGGTGTTCTTGCTCCAGCGTTTCTGGGTCTCCAGGAAAAGCTACGTCACCGTCACAGGAAAGTCCGGTGCCAGGACTACCACAAAGGGACTTGGGCCTATAACAGAGTGGTCGGTCCTTATAGCCTGCGGCGCCGTGATCGCCTTTATATTGTTCCTCTATTCTCTCATAGTGGCCGGGGCCTTTACAAAGGCCTGGGGGGTAAATAATTCGTTCACCCTGGAGAACTTCGTCTACGTGGTGGACCACGGCCAGAAGGCCATAAAGGACACCCTCATGATAGCCCTTACCGCTACACCTATAGGGGCCCTCCTGGCTGTGGCCATAGCCTACATAACCCAGAGAAAGCCCTTTCCCGGCAACGGCCTGATGGAGATAGTCTCCCTCCTCAACTACGCCCTGCCCGGGACGGTGGTAGGTATAGCCTACGTCATAGCCTTCAACGGAAAGCCCTTTATGCTCACCGGCACCATGGCCATCCTAGTGGCGGCCTACGTGTTTCGCTACGACTCGGCGGGCATAAGGGCGGTGATAGCCTCCCTTCACCAGATTGACCGGTCCATGGAGGAGGCATCCATGAGCCTGGGAGCGTCGTCCATAACCACCTTCCGGAAGGTCACCTTTCCTCTGGTGGTCCCGGCGGTGCTGGCGGGAATGAAGTATCTGTTTATCCACTCTATGACCGCCATAAGCGCCACCATATTTCTGGTGTCCGTCAGCTGGTCTCTCCTCACCACCAGGATACTTGAGTGCATGACCGAGCTCCAGTTCGGCAACGCCTGCGCTTTTTCCATAGTGCTCATAGCCATGGTTTTCGTATTCAGCGGTCTTCTAGGCCTTCTGGCCAGGGCCACAGGACATACCTATAAAGGACAGGGAGGAACTCTCTGA
- a CDS encoding aspartate aminotransferase family protein, protein MLAPLYGPLPLAVERAEGVEIFTDKGVFLDCYAGIGVMAMGHSYPPSVEAVAEKSSRYMHLSNYFQDPDGLRMAETLLALDGRDGQVAYSNSGAEATEAAIKAVKVLRPGKTVSFRGNFHGRTCGALSLTWGPTIRKPFEPLLGDVVFLPQEGDSLRDFCRANDVSAVFLETFQGNSGVIPCPEDLADAIRELHQEGRFLLVADEIQSGIGRTGKGYGYQHYGLKPDLVTLGKGIGGGLPLGALMAFGHSPFKQGDHGSTFAPNPVALAAGLPVVEAMTEDFLAEVTRKGERLRKGLAGLPWVRSVRGAGLMIGALTDYAPGVSKMAFDRGVLLNVAGGAIRFLPALNISDEDIDRMLEALRFSL, encoded by the coding sequence ATGCTGGCCCCTCTATACGGTCCTCTGCCTCTGGCGGTGGAAAGAGCGGAGGGAGTGGAGATTTTCACCGACAAAGGGGTTTTTCTGGACTGCTACGCCGGGATAGGGGTCATGGCCATGGGGCACTCCTACCCTCCTTCGGTGGAGGCGGTGGCGGAGAAGTCCAGCCGTTATATGCACCTCTCAAATTACTTTCAGGACCCCGATGGTCTGAGGATGGCCGAGACCCTGCTGGCGCTGGACGGAAGGGACGGCCAGGTGGCCTACTCCAACTCAGGGGCGGAAGCCACCGAAGCGGCGATAAAGGCGGTGAAGGTATTAAGGCCGGGAAAAACGGTGTCGTTCAGGGGCAACTTTCACGGCAGGACCTGCGGGGCCCTGTCTTTAACCTGGGGCCCTACGATCCGAAAGCCCTTCGAGCCCCTGCTAGGGGACGTGGTCTTTCTGCCTCAGGAGGGCGACAGCCTCAGGGACTTCTGCCGTGCCAACGACGTCTCGGCGGTTTTTCTGGAGACCTTTCAGGGAAACAGCGGGGTCATCCCCTGCCCGGAGGACCTGGCTGATGCCATAAGGGAGCTACACCAGGAGGGGCGATTCCTGCTGGTGGCCGACGAGATCCAGTCGGGCATAGGCAGAACGGGAAAGGGATACGGCTATCAGCACTACGGCCTTAAGCCCGACCTGGTGACACTGGGGAAGGGGATAGGTGGAGGGCTGCCCCTAGGGGCCCTGATGGCCTTCGGCCACAGCCCCTTCAAACAAGGCGACCACGGCTCCACCTTCGCCCCTAACCCTGTAGCCTTAGCGGCAGGGCTACCGGTGGTGGAGGCCATGACCGAGGACTTTCTGGCGGAGGTGACGAGGAAGGGAGAGAGGCTTCGCAAGGGCCTTGCCGGGCTCCCCTGGGTCAGGTCGGTGCGAGGAGCTGGCCTGATGATAGGGGCCCTAACCGACTACGCTCCAGGGGTCTCTAAGATGGCCTTCGATAGGGGGGTCCTTCTGAACGTAGCGGGAGGAGCCATAAGGTTCCTGCCGGCTCTGAACATCTCCGACGAGGACATAGACCGCATGCTGGAGGCCCTCAGGTTCTCCCTCTAG
- a CDS encoding ABC transporter ATP-binding protein, translated as MAVSLQLSKIAKTFVKDNVPFHAVKELDLDVKGGELVTFLGPSGCGKTTTLRMVAGFETPTSGRILIDGQDVTDVMVNKRHIGFVFQNYALFPHMTVGDNVAYGLRMRNESAKDIKTKVVQGLEMVGLSQVEKRYPNQLSGGEQQRVALARVLVMRPKVLLMDEPLSNLDAKLRIHMRTEIRRIQKQLDITCLYVTHDQKEALTMADRIMVMNKGQVEQIGTPFQIYTAPESTFVADFIGQANILEGTLDDLDGLTSRISTGGSNLSARLLEGKSYRKGEKVSLVLRPETLSLSQGGGLLGGTVTQVVFSGDRMEYTLRLGDGQSLLAMENFYPGIKVWQEGDSVDLSFDPSLVVALP; from the coding sequence ATGGCCGTATCTCTTCAACTCAGCAAAATAGCCAAGACTTTCGTAAAGGACAACGTCCCCTTTCACGCCGTTAAAGAGCTGGATCTGGACGTAAAGGGAGGGGAATTGGTCACCTTCCTAGGGCCCTCGGGCTGCGGAAAGACCACCACCCTAAGGATGGTCGCCGGTTTCGAGACCCCTACGTCGGGGAGGATACTCATAGACGGCCAGGACGTCACCGACGTAATGGTGAACAAAAGACACATAGGCTTCGTCTTCCAGAACTACGCCCTCTTTCCCCACATGACCGTAGGGGACAACGTGGCCTACGGCCTCAGGATGAGGAACGAGTCGGCGAAGGACATAAAGACGAAGGTCGTCCAGGGCCTGGAGATGGTGGGGCTGTCCCAGGTGGAGAAGCGTTACCCCAACCAGCTATCCGGTGGTGAACAGCAGAGGGTGGCCTTGGCGAGGGTGCTGGTGATGAGGCCGAAGGTCCTCCTCATGGACGAGCCCCTCTCAAACCTGGACGCCAAGCTCCGTATCCATATGAGGACCGAGATAAGGAGGATCCAGAAGCAGCTGGATATAACCTGTCTCTACGTCACCCACGACCAGAAAGAGGCCCTGACCATGGCGGACCGGATAATGGTAATGAACAAGGGCCAGGTGGAGCAGATAGGGACACCCTTTCAGATATACACCGCCCCGGAGAGCACCTTCGTGGCGGACTTCATAGGCCAGGCCAACATACTCGAGGGGACCTTGGACGACCTGGACGGCCTGACCTCCCGGATATCCACCGGAGGCAGTAACCTGTCCGCCAGGCTCCTCGAGGGCAAGAGCTATCGGAAGGGAGAGAAGGTCTCACTGGTCCTTCGTCCCGAAACCCTGTCCCTATCGCAGGGGGGAGGGCTTCTGGGTGGCACCGTGACCCAGGTGGTCTTCAGCGGCGACAGGATGGAGTACACCTTGAGGCTCGGCGACGGCCAGTCCCTCCTGGCGATGGAGAACTTCTATCCTGGCATAAAGGTCTGGCAGGAGGGGGACTCGGTGGATCTGTCCTTCGACCCCTCTCTGGTGGTGGCACTGCCCTAG
- a CDS encoding ABC transporter substrate-binding protein: MLFAGRSMSKVLMALALGLIVTAGASAASLNVYTIMPEKYSAKVFKAFTDETGIKVNFMRFSSGEALARIVAEKGNPQVDVLWGGPADTYVAGMNESVFEPYRSANFDQVPVEFKDPDGHWTGIGIIPLVFLTNTNFLKEKGIEAPTSWEDLLDPVYGNNLQMADARTSGTATERIYSLVKVYGEDGAFDYQKKLHGNVQLYTKSGAGGAMPIAQGQTASGIFYIVDALEIQQQGYPVVISYPKEGVSYGVESTGIIKGCKNLDEAKKFVDWATSEKLAQFLVDNSINYIPVLSSVKVSNPALDVSKVTLLSVPTEWKGEKRKAYVDRWINEVIR, translated from the coding sequence ATGTTATTCGCAGGTCGTTCCATGTCCAAAGTCCTTATGGCCCTGGCCTTAGGACTCATAGTCACTGCAGGGGCAAGCGCCGCCAGCCTAAACGTCTACACCATAATGCCGGAGAAATACTCCGCCAAGGTCTTCAAGGCCTTCACCGACGAGACGGGGATAAAGGTCAATTTCATGAGATTCTCCTCCGGTGAGGCCCTGGCCAGGATAGTGGCGGAGAAGGGAAACCCCCAGGTGGACGTGCTCTGGGGTGGCCCCGCCGATACATACGTCGCTGGGATGAACGAGTCGGTCTTCGAGCCCTACAGGTCCGCCAACTTCGACCAGGTTCCGGTGGAGTTCAAGGATCCCGATGGACACTGGACTGGGATCGGCATAATCCCCCTGGTGTTTTTGACCAACACCAATTTCTTAAAGGAAAAGGGCATAGAGGCCCCTACCTCCTGGGAGGACCTTCTCGATCCGGTCTACGGCAACAACCTCCAGATGGCCGACGCCAGGACCTCCGGCACCGCCACGGAGCGGATATACAGCCTGGTGAAGGTCTACGGCGAGGACGGAGCCTTCGACTATCAGAAGAAGCTTCACGGTAACGTCCAGCTCTACACCAAAAGCGGCGCCGGTGGTGCCATGCCCATAGCTCAGGGCCAGACCGCCAGCGGTATATTCTACATCGTCGACGCCCTGGAGATCCAGCAACAGGGCTACCCTGTAGTTATATCATATCCTAAAGAGGGAGTTTCGTACGGTGTAGAGTCCACGGGAATTATAAAGGGCTGCAAAAACCTGGACGAGGCCAAAAAGTTCGTCGACTGGGCCACCAGCGAGAAGCTCGCCCAGTTCCTTGTGGACAACAGCATAAACTACATACCGGTCCTGTCGTCGGTCAAAGTCTCAAACCCGGCCCTGGACGTCTCAAAAGTGACCCTTCTCTCCGTTCCGACGGAGTGGAAAGGGGAGAAGAGAAAGGCCTACGTGGACCGCTGGATAAACGAGGTCATCCGCTAG
- a CDS encoding aspartate kinase, which yields MALVVQKYGGSSVATADHIKAVAAKVAKRVKSGDRLAVVVSAMGDTTDDLIALAGSVSSTPSPREMDMLLSTGEQTSAALLAMALQDMGISAVSLNAFQLGIATDGRYSDARIVDLDLTGLKERLKTAEVAVITGFQGISPGGDVTTLGRGGSDTSAIAIAAKLEVRCEIYSDVEGIYTCDPRMVPEAKKLSHVVYDEMLEMAAMGAKVLHSRGVEIAKKYEVELYCGSTFSDREGTMVVSALPEWLEQPVVTGIAVDMDQMKVTVENLPDGVDLLTRLFGCLAADGVNVDMISTVSAGGRTSITFSVVSGHICQVRTSVRQSLEGIEGWTLSDDEAVAKVSAVGVGMKTSSGVAARFYSALDGAEVEVLCTTTSEIKISVLVPRDQASAAAKALVSEFDRKESD from the coding sequence ATGGCCCTGGTGGTCCAGAAATACGGCGGTTCGTCGGTTGCCACGGCGGACCACATAAAGGCGGTTGCCGCAAAGGTGGCGAAAAGGGTAAAGTCCGGGGACAGGCTGGCGGTTGTGGTCTCCGCTATGGGGGACACCACCGACGACCTAATAGCCCTGGCGGGGAGTGTAAGCTCCACGCCGAGCCCCAGGGAGATGGACATGCTCCTGTCCACAGGGGAACAGACATCGGCGGCGCTGCTCGCCATGGCCCTCCAGGATATGGGGATATCGGCGGTGTCGCTGAACGCCTTCCAGTTGGGAATAGCCACAGACGGAAGATACAGCGACGCCCGAATCGTCGATCTGGACCTCACAGGGCTGAAAGAGAGGCTTAAAACCGCCGAGGTGGCGGTGATCACCGGCTTTCAGGGGATATCCCCAGGAGGGGACGTCACCACCTTAGGTCGAGGGGGCTCGGACACCTCCGCCATAGCCATAGCGGCAAAACTGGAGGTCCGCTGCGAGATATACAGCGACGTCGAGGGCATATACACCTGCGACCCCAGGATGGTCCCGGAGGCGAAGAAGCTGTCCCACGTGGTCTACGACGAGATGCTTGAGATGGCCGCTATGGGGGCAAAGGTGCTTCACTCCAGAGGTGTGGAGATAGCCAAAAAATACGAGGTGGAGCTCTACTGTGGCTCCACCTTCTCGGATAGGGAGGGAACTATGGTGGTCAGCGCGCTTCCAGAGTGGTTGGAACAGCCGGTGGTGACAGGTATAGCGGTGGATATGGATCAGATGAAGGTGACAGTGGAGAACCTCCCCGACGGGGTAGACCTTCTGACTAGGCTCTTCGGCTGTCTCGCCGCCGACGGGGTGAACGTGGACATGATTTCCACCGTATCCGCCGGAGGCAGAACCTCCATAACCTTCTCGGTGGTGTCGGGCCACATATGCCAGGTCAGGACCTCGGTCCGCCAGAGCCTCGAGGGCATAGAGGGCTGGACCCTGTCCGACGACGAGGCGGTCGCCAAGGTGTCGGCGGTGGGGGTTGGCATGAAGACCAGCTCCGGTGTGGCCGCCAGGTTCTACTCCGCCCTTGACGGTGCGGAGGTGGAAGTGCTTTGCACCACCACATCGGAGATAAAGATATCGGTGCTGGTGCCAAGGGATCAGGCCAGCGCCGCCGCTAAAGCACTGGTATCCGAGTTCGACCGCAAGGAATCAGACTGA
- the gyrB gene encoding DNA topoisomerase (ATP-hydrolyzing) subunit B yields the protein MTNNHSQYTAQSIQILEGLEAVRKRPGMYIGDTGVRGLHHCVYEVVDNAVDEALAGHCDDIVVTVHTDGSVSVSDNGRGIPVDPHPSNGRPACEVVLTVLHAGGKFNNDSYKVSGGLHGVGVSVVNALSSWLEIDICRDGKAWAQRFERGIPVTDLEGGYDTHKRGTTVHFMPDDEIFEEVTFSSEVLSSRFREMAFLNPGLKITLKDDREEKEWTFLYEGGLCSFVEYLNRDKTSLFPKPVVISGEKDSISVDLGLQYNDGYHERLFSFANLINTIEGGTHVIGLRSALTRAINESARRNKVLKEKDANLTGEDLKEGLTCVISIKLGNPQFEGQTKTKLGNSEVKGIVDSVVYEGLLTALDDDPVILKPVVEKAIKARQAREAAKKARELVRKTAMTGLNLPGKLADCSGKDPEHCEVYIVEGDSAGGSAKQGRDRSFQAILPLRGKILNVEKARLDRILSSNEIRTIIQALGCGIGEDFDLSKLRYHKIIIMTDADVDGAHISTLLLTFFYRYMKELVEGGYIYLAQPPLYRVQIGKHAEYLFSDKALRSFVDSRQDTGKKIGVQRYKGLGEMNPEQLWETTMDPGNRVMKRIEANDALAADQYFSILMGDKVEPRRDFIQSHAHEVQNLDV from the coding sequence ATGACTAACAACCATTCTCAGTACACCGCTCAAAGCATCCAGATACTGGAGGGCCTTGAGGCGGTCAGAAAAAGACCGGGAATGTACATAGGGGACACCGGAGTGCGAGGGCTCCATCACTGCGTATACGAGGTGGTGGACAACGCGGTGGACGAGGCCCTGGCAGGACACTGTGACGACATAGTCGTAACGGTCCACACCGACGGCAGCGTCTCGGTATCGGACAACGGAAGAGGCATCCCGGTGGATCCCCACCCGTCCAACGGGAGGCCCGCCTGTGAGGTCGTCCTCACGGTCCTACATGCCGGAGGTAAATTCAACAACGACAGCTACAAGGTTTCCGGCGGACTTCACGGCGTAGGCGTGTCGGTGGTCAACGCTCTGTCCTCATGGCTAGAGATAGACATATGCAGGGACGGAAAGGCATGGGCCCAGAGGTTCGAGAGAGGGATTCCGGTAACCGACCTGGAGGGAGGCTACGACACCCACAAGAGAGGGACCACCGTCCACTTTATGCCCGACGACGAGATCTTCGAGGAGGTTACCTTCTCCTCGGAGGTCTTGAGCAGTCGATTCAGGGAGATGGCCTTCTTAAACCCAGGGCTTAAGATAACCCTCAAAGACGACAGGGAGGAAAAGGAGTGGACCTTCCTCTACGAGGGGGGACTTTGTTCCTTCGTGGAATACCTGAACAGGGACAAAACATCCCTGTTTCCCAAACCTGTGGTGATATCCGGGGAGAAAGACTCTATCTCCGTGGACCTAGGGCTACAGTACAACGACGGCTACCACGAAAGACTATTCTCCTTCGCAAATCTCATCAACACCATAGAGGGAGGAACCCACGTCATAGGCCTTCGGTCCGCCCTCACCAGAGCTATAAACGAGAGCGCCAGGCGGAACAAGGTCCTGAAGGAAAAAGACGCCAACCTGACGGGAGAAGACCTTAAAGAGGGCCTTACCTGTGTCATATCCATAAAGTTGGGCAACCCCCAGTTTGAGGGACAGACCAAGACCAAGCTGGGCAACAGCGAGGTCAAGGGCATAGTTGACTCGGTGGTCTACGAGGGGCTCCTTACTGCACTTGACGACGATCCCGTGATCCTTAAGCCGGTGGTGGAGAAGGCCATAAAGGCCAGACAGGCCAGAGAGGCTGCCAAGAAGGCCAGAGAGCTCGTCCGAAAAACCGCCATGACCGGCCTGAACCTCCCTGGAAAGCTGGCGGACTGCTCCGGCAAGGACCCGGAACACTGCGAGGTCTATATAGTCGAGGGGGACAGCGCAGGGGGCAGCGCCAAGCAGGGAAGGGATAGGAGCTTCCAGGCCATACTGCCCCTTAGGGGTAAAATCCTGAACGTAGAGAAAGCCAGGCTCGACAGGATCTTGAGCAGCAACGAGATCCGAACCATAATCCAGGCCCTAGGATGCGGCATAGGGGAGGACTTCGACCTCTCCAAGCTCCGCTACCACAAGATAATAATAATGACCGACGCCGACGTAGACGGAGCCCACATAAGCACCTTGCTCCTGACCTTCTTCTACCGCTACATGAAGGAGCTCGTTGAGGGAGGATACATATACCTGGCCCAGCCGCCTCTTTATCGGGTGCAGATAGGCAAACACGCCGAGTACCTTTTCAGCGACAAGGCCCTCCGGTCCTTCGTGGACAGCCGACAGGACACGGGGAAGAAGATCGGCGTCCAGAGGTACAAAGGACTAGGGGAGATGAACCCAGAACAGCTATGGGAGACCACCATGGACCCAGGCAACAGGGTCATGAAGAGGATAGAGGCCAACGATGCCCTGGCGGCGGACCAGTACTTCAGCATCCTGATGGGAGACAAAGTCGAGCCAAGGCGGGACTTCATCCAGTCCCACGCCCACGAGGTCCAGAACCTGGACGTCTGA
- a CDS encoding ABC transporter substrate-binding protein, which translates to MRKQVKSIAIACLVALGLTSMATYGEAKTLRAYTIWSERYAKAIFDAFTADTGVKVQWIRFSSGELQARLEAEKANPQVDVVFGNMAEAFVDGVAKGLFEPYSPKGSEVIPAEFKDKDGYWTGVALDPICFMTNGQFLKDKGLEAPASWEDLLNPAYGKKLQMADARTSGTAMYRILSLVQAMGEEKAFEYQVKLDSSVQTYTKSGAGGALPVARGQAAGGIFFLVDGLEMVQKGYDVVISYPKEGVVAGIEAMALVAGAKDPDLGRAFLDWASSERMQKLYGENEINLIPTNPDVPPATAELDMSSMKILPMDIAWAGENRERLVKKWVEEVVR; encoded by the coding sequence GTGAGGAAGCAAGTAAAAAGCATCGCCATAGCCTGTTTGGTGGCTCTGGGGCTGACCTCTATGGCCACCTACGGTGAGGCCAAGACCCTACGGGCCTACACCATATGGTCCGAGCGTTACGCCAAGGCTATCTTCGACGCCTTCACCGCCGATACGGGGGTAAAGGTCCAGTGGATAAGGTTCTCCTCCGGTGAGCTTCAAGCCCGACTGGAGGCGGAGAAGGCCAACCCCCAGGTGGACGTGGTTTTCGGAAATATGGCCGAGGCTTTTGTGGACGGCGTGGCCAAAGGCCTTTTCGAGCCCTATTCCCCCAAGGGGTCGGAGGTAATACCGGCTGAGTTCAAGGACAAAGACGGCTACTGGACCGGTGTGGCTTTGGACCCGATATGCTTTATGACCAACGGTCAGTTCCTGAAGGACAAGGGCCTTGAGGCCCCGGCCTCCTGGGAGGACCTTCTGAACCCGGCCTACGGCAAAAAGCTCCAGATGGCCGATGCCAGAACCTCCGGAACCGCCATGTACCGCATCCTGAGCCTGGTACAGGCCATGGGCGAGGAAAAGGCCTTCGAATATCAGGTTAAGCTGGACTCGTCGGTCCAGACCTACACAAAAAGCGGCGCCGGTGGAGCCCTTCCGGTTGCCAGAGGTCAGGCGGCAGGGGGAATCTTCTTCCTGGTGGACGGCCTTGAGATGGTCCAAAAGGGATACGATGTGGTCATCAGCTACCCCAAAGAGGGGGTTGTGGCCGGAATAGAGGCCATGGCTCTGGTGGCAGGGGCTAAAGACCCCGACCTGGGAAGGGCTTTTCTCGACTGGGCCTCAAGCGAGAGGATGCAGAAGCTCTACGGCGAGAACGAGATAAACCTGATCCCAACCAACCCCGACGTGCCGCCTGCCACTGCGGAGCTGGACATGTCCTCCATGAAGATACTTCCCATGGACATAGCCTGGGCCGGGGAGAACAGGGAGAGATTGGTGAAGAAATGGGTGGAAGAGGTAGTTCGGTAA